The genomic region TACGAATAGGCCGACAGCCAATATGGCAAGGAAGGTGGTGAGCGCCGCTAGCCAGGGCAATTTGTGTTTCGGAGGCGCAGGTCGCGGCGGTGCCTTCCAATCCGCTTTCTCCCAGTCAAAATCTTTCCAGCTGAGGCGGCCACCAACCTTGTTTCTCCGTCGCTTCAGCCAATCAAATATCATAGACGGGAGTTTGAATATTGAACCGATTGCTCGTCAAGAAATATCCTGCGCATAATGACATTCAGGAAAGGGATACGCGATGAAACAAATTACACCACCCAAGGCGATCCTCGTTGCGGCATGCGCGCTCGCCATCGGCGCCCCCGCTACTGCCCAAACCGAGGGCGCGTCGGAACCCGCCATGGAACGCGTCACTGGTATCGGCGGTTTCTTTTTCCGCGCTGAGGCACCGGCCGCGCTTGCCGCCTGGTATCTCGAAAATCTCGGTATCGACCTGACGCCGCAAAGCTATGACACCGAGCCGTGGCAACAGGAAGCGGGGCCGACTGTATTCGCGCCGTTCGGCCAGGCCACCGAATATTTCGGGCGGCCCGAGCAGATGTGGATGATCAATTTCCGGGTCAATGATCTCGACGCCATGGCTGCCCAGCTGCACGCGAACGGGATTGAGGTGGAGGTAGAGGCCGAAACCTATCCCAATGGCCGCTTTGCGCGCCTTGCCGATCCCGAAGGCAATCCAATCCAGCTCTGGGAACCGGCAACACCCGAATAACTGGGCCCCAACCCGCTTGACGCCGCCAGCCCCTTTCCCGATGCTTTCCCGCGAGCAGTCGCCATGCGCGACTCCGACTGCACCAAAGGGGATCTAAGGGGATGAAGACACGCGCTGCCGTCGCATTCGAGGCCAAGCAACCGCTGGAGATTGTGGAGCTCGATCTGGAGGGCCCCAAAGCGGGCGAAGTATTGGTTGAATTGAAAGCAACCGGCATCTGCCACACGGATGCCTATACGCTGGACGGGTTTGACAGCGAGGGGATCTTTCCCTCGATCCTCGGCCATGAAGGCGCTGGCATTGTCCGCGAAGTCGGTGCGGGCGTGACGTCTGTCGCGCCGGACGATCATGTGATCCCGGCCTATATTCCCGAATGCCGCCAGTGCAAAAGCTGCCTTAGCCAGAAAACCAACCTGTGCACCGCCATCCGCGATACGCAGGGTCAGGGCGTGATGCCGGACGGCACCAGCCGCTTTTCGTACAAGGGCGAAACGATCTATCACTATATGGGCTGCTCGACCTTTTCGAATTTTACGGTGTTGCCGGAGATCGCGGTTGCGAAAATCCGTGAGGACGCGCCGTTTGAGACCAGCTGCTATGTCGGCTGCGGTGTAACGACCGGCGTCGGCGCGGTGATCAACACCGCCGATGTGGAGGCTGGCGCGAATGTTATCGTGTTCGGACTGGGCGGTATTGGATTGAACGTGATCCAGGGTGCCAAGATGGTCGGTGCCTCGAAAATCATCGGCGTCGACATCAATTCGGACCGCGAAGAATGGGGCCGCAAGTTCGGGATGACCGACTTTGTGAACCCGAAAGACGTATCCGGCGATCTGGTCGCGCATCTGGTTGAACAAACCGGCGGCGGCGCGGACTATACCTTCGACTGCACCGGAAATACCGACGTGATGCGCACCGCGCTTGAGGCCTGCCATCGCGGCTGGGGCGAGAGCGTGATCATTGGCGTGGCAGAGGCCGGCAAGGAAATTGCCACGCGTCCGTTCCAGCTGGTTACCGGGCGTGTCTGGAAAGGCACGGCTTTTGGCGGGGCGCGCGGGCGCACCGATATTCCCAAGATTGTCGACTGGTATATGAACGGCAAGATCGCGATCGACCCGATGATCACGCATCGTCTGCCGCTTGAAGATATCAATAAAGGTTTTGACATGATGCACGCTGGCGAGAGCATTCGCAGCGTCGTTATCTACTAGATTTCCAACAGTTCAACCAAAGGAGATACATGCATGTTTTCGCATATTATGGTCGGCACCAATGATGTCGATAAGGCCAAGGCTTTCTACAGCGCCGTACTCGGGACGCTGGGTGCGGGCGACCCGATGGTCAATGTGAACTCGGACGGCCAGACCCGGCTGTTCTGGATCCATAATGGCGGTGTATTCGGCGTCAGCGAGCCGATTGATGGCCAGCCGGCCTGCCACGCCAATGGCGCGACAATCGGTTTTGCCTGTGACTCGCTTGAACAGGTCACTGCATTCCATGATGCCGGCGTCGCCAATGGTGGCACCTCGATCGAAGATCCGCCTGGCCTGCGGGAATCGGAAATGGGCAATATGAACCTGTCCTATGTCCGCGATCCCGATGGCAACAAACTGTGCGCCATGCATCGCGCTGGCTAGCAGATGACGGATTTGAGGACGGACTGTCGCGCTTTGCTATGAGCTGGCAGTCCGTCCCTCATCCGATCCATGATGCCGCCGATGGCACGCATTTCTTCATGCGCGCAGAGGAATGGCCATTTGCGCAAGGCAAGGCAGGGCCAATCCGTTTTTGGGTCGATGCACAGCTTCCGCCCGACCTCAGACCGCCGATCAACTTGATCCGCTATCTGCTTGTAGTAAATCGCGAATCAGCTGATATGCGAGTCGAGCACAGGATCGACTATGCCGACGAACGCGAGATCCTGACCCGCCATGACTGGAGCGATGCGCCGCGCGATTTCTCCGAATTTGCCGATCCAGATGCACGTGCAGCGATCCACGCCTATGTTTTCGTGCCGCCGGCTTGAGAGGCTGGCAATTCGCTGTCGATGAGCTAGCATCAGACGCAACCATATCATCCCCGATACCTGAAAGGCCCGCCAACCATGACCTATGATTTCGATGCCTGGCGCGCCCGGTCTCCCTATTATGACGAAACCCATGACGCGCTGGCGGAAAGCGTGCGCACCTTCGTCACGCGGGAGATCGAGCCCAATATCGATCAATGGGAAGCCGATCGCGAATTGCCGCGCGATCTGCACAGGAAAGCCGCCGAAGCCGGCATATTAGGCCTCAACTATCCCGAAGAATATGGCGGCCATTCCGAAGGCTTTGATATTTTCCACGGCATGGTGGTGAGCAATGAGCTGGCCCGGGTCGGCGCTGGCGGCCTGGGCGCATCGCTGATGACCCACGGGATCGGCCTGCCCCCGATCCTCGCGCTTGGCACCGAAGAGATGAAGCAGGCGATCGCGCCGCCCGTCCTCGCCGGGGACAAGATCATCGCGCTTGGCATTACCGAACCATCCGGCGGATCCGACGTTGCGAACCTCAAGACCCGTGCCGTGCGCGATGGCGATGATTATGTCGTCAACGGCCAGAAGATGTTCATCACCTCGGGCATGCGCTGCGACTATATGACGACTGCCGTGCGCACCGGCGGCGAAGGGGCCGGCGGCGTCTCCCTGCTGCTGATCGAAATGGACCGTGAAGGCGTGGAGCGCACACCACTCGAGAAGATGGGCTGGCATTGTTCGGACACCGCGGCGATCTATTTTGACGATGTCAGGGTGCCCGCGGCGAACCTGATCGGCGGCGAAAATAGCGGCTTCATGGGTATCATGCGCAATTTCAACCGCGAGCGGCTGGGCATGGCGATGAGCTGCTGCTCCTTTGCCCGCGTATGCCTGATCGAGGCAGCGGACTGGGCGCGGGAACGCAAGACATTCGGCAAACCATTGGCCGGACACCAGGTCATCCGCGTCAAGCTGGCCGATATGGCGCGGCGGATTGGTACGACCCAGGCCTGGGTCGATCAATGCGCTTGGGCGGAGAGCAAGGGCGTTGGGC from Parasphingopyxis sp. CP4 harbors:
- a CDS encoding VOC family protein, with translation MKQITPPKAILVAACALAIGAPATAQTEGASEPAMERVTGIGGFFFRAEAPAALAAWYLENLGIDLTPQSYDTEPWQQEAGPTVFAPFGQATEYFGRPEQMWMINFRVNDLDAMAAQLHANGIEVEVEAETYPNGRFARLADPEGNPIQLWEPATPE
- a CDS encoding S-(hydroxymethyl)glutathione dehydrogenase/class III alcohol dehydrogenase — encoded protein: MKTRAAVAFEAKQPLEIVELDLEGPKAGEVLVELKATGICHTDAYTLDGFDSEGIFPSILGHEGAGIVREVGAGVTSVAPDDHVIPAYIPECRQCKSCLSQKTNLCTAIRDTQGQGVMPDGTSRFSYKGETIYHYMGCSTFSNFTVLPEIAVAKIREDAPFETSCYVGCGVTTGVGAVINTADVEAGANVIVFGLGGIGLNVIQGAKMVGASKIIGVDINSDREEWGRKFGMTDFVNPKDVSGDLVAHLVEQTGGGADYTFDCTGNTDVMRTALEACHRGWGESVIIGVAEAGKEIATRPFQLVTGRVWKGTAFGGARGRTDIPKIVDWYMNGKIAIDPMITHRLPLEDINKGFDMMHAGESIRSVVIY
- a CDS encoding VOC family protein; translated protein: MFSHIMVGTNDVDKAKAFYSAVLGTLGAGDPMVNVNSDGQTRLFWIHNGGVFGVSEPIDGQPACHANGATIGFACDSLEQVTAFHDAGVANGGTSIEDPPGLRESEMGNMNLSYVRDPDGNKLCAMHRAG
- a CDS encoding acyl-CoA dehydrogenase family protein is translated as MTYDFDAWRARSPYYDETHDALAESVRTFVTREIEPNIDQWEADRELPRDLHRKAAEAGILGLNYPEEYGGHSEGFDIFHGMVVSNELARVGAGGLGASLMTHGIGLPPILALGTEEMKQAIAPPVLAGDKIIALGITEPSGGSDVANLKTRAVRDGDDYVVNGQKMFITSGMRCDYMTTAVRTGGEGAGGVSLLLIEMDREGVERTPLEKMGWHCSDTAAIYFDDVRVPAANLIGGENSGFMGIMRNFNRERLGMAMSCCSFARVCLIEAADWARERKTFGKPLAGHQVIRVKLADMARRIGTTQAWVDQCAWAESKGVGQPADFAMLKVQATEMLERVARDAAQILGGASYLQGSKVERIYREVRVNAIGGGSEEIMLDLAGRQLFSR